In the Dolichospermum flos-aquae CCAP 1403/13F genome, GCTTTTTGTCCCTGGTCAGTAGTTCCTGAAAAAATTATGTAGTAAGGATCTCTATAGCTAATGCTTTCAATTTGAAGATAAATCTCTTTACCAAATGAAGCAAAGTAAGCAGCCATTTCTTCATCGGGGTTCAAATGAGATTCAAAGTCAGCAATCTCTTCAACAAGACGCTGATACATTACATTTGCGTAGCCAAATCTTTCTTGCACACCTCTTTGGATGCTCTCATTGAGAGTATCCAAGTTTGGGCGGGATGGCTGATAAAATTCTTTACTGTACATAGCTAAATAA is a window encoding:
- a CDS encoding DUF6173 family protein, which produces MYSKEFYQPSRPNLDTLNESIQRGVQERFGYANVMYQRLVEEIADFESHLNPDEEMAAYFASFGKEIYLQIESISYRDPYYIIFSGTTDQGQKARIVQHISQTSILFVPGKVKSDENRKPRRFGFSISAEKE